The Elephas maximus indicus isolate mEleMax1 chromosome 11, mEleMax1 primary haplotype, whole genome shotgun sequence genome contains the following window.
ttAAATCCTACAACTGTCCAATGAGAGATGAACTCTTACTGTTCCTACCTTACAGCTGAGAAAATTGAGGTGGTGACTTGCCTGAGATTATACAGTTGGAAAGTGGCACACAGTTGCATTTGGCTTGCCTCTGTCCCACTGCCCACCGCGTGCCTCCAGTGCtaggcacagtgcctgacacacacaaCATTCATTCATGGAGCACCTActgcgtgccaggcactgtgctgggtccTGGGGATACTGCACTGATTAAGGCACTTACAGTGTCTGTGCTTAATGGAGCTTACAGTCAAAGTGGGGagatactgaaagaaaaaaaagacattaatgtcaataaataaaaagagaaatgaataatGATCATTGCTGTGGAGACAATTAACAGGGGGAATACAATAGCAAATGACTAGGGATCAGTAGAGGCAACATTAGATCAAGTGGTgaaggaaggcctctctgaggagaaaACATTTGGGTTGAGCTCTCAGACATGGGCTCTCTAGATTGTACACCATCatccagtagaactttctgcaaATGAAAGGAATTGTTCTATATtcacattgtccaatatagtagccactggccacactggggtattgagcatttgaaatgttaCTGCTGCAAAGAGTaaactaaatttttatttctatttaattttaattaacttaaattcTAATAGCCACGTGTGGCTGGTGACTACCGTATTGGACAGTGCAAATACAGAGAAGGGAACATTCCAGGAAGAAGAAACAGCAAGCACAATGGCTCTGAGGCTGGGTCTGCTTGAAGAATAGGCCCAAGTGATTGGAACAGATTGAATGAGGGGGATAGAGGTAGGAGATGGGATCAGAGAGGCTGGCAGCAGCCAGATAATGAATAATTctgcaaatgttggaaaggctctgaattttattttaaaggaagCTACCGTAGGGTGTTAAACCTGGGAACATCATGGCCTGAATTTCCTTTTTCAAAGATCCCTCTTGTTGCTTTGAGAACAGGAGGTTGAAGGACTGCACAAGTGGAAGCATTTAGGAAACTCCTGTAGGCATTTGGAGCCCCCAGaaggtacaaatgattaatgctctaggctgctaactgaaaggttggcggttcaagtccattcaggggcacctcagaagaaaggtctggtgatctacttctaaaaattcagcccttgaaaaccctatggagcacagttctaatctgacacacgtggggtggccatgagtcagaattaactccatggcaactggtttggtggtaTAGTCATGCAAGCTAGAGAAGATGGGAACTTTGGACCAGGAAGGTGGCAGGCCAGGTGGAGAGAATTGAAGAGATGATGGATATTTAGGAGGTAAAACCAGTGGGACTTGTTGGTCATGAATgatgaaggaaagagaagaagcaaggatgactCCTAAGTTTGTAGTTGAGCGGCAAGGTGGGGAAGATTGGAAGGAACAATTTTAGTTGAGAAAATCAAGTTGGGGATACAAAGTTTAAGACACATGAGAGACATTCAAGTTGACAGTATTTATATTCGGAGTTTAGAGGAAGAGCTCAGGGCTGGAAGTATGAATCTGAGAGCAGTTAGCCTATGGATGGCACTTAACACCATCCAGAATCAAAAATACGTGTTGAAAGgttggatgcatggatggatgatgggtgtGTGGATCGATGGGTGGGTGATGATTAGGTAAATAGTAGATGGTAGTTGAATGGTGGATGGTTTCTAGTTTGTTGATTGGGAGGTTTGGATGGATGAGTGGAGGGATGGTGGTTGAGTAgttgcatggatggatggatggatggggtagttggatggacggacggacggacggacggatggttGGATACTGCCCAGGTAGATATGTAAGCCAGTATCACTTCTGCCTCCTGAAATCCATCCCCACGTGGAAATGATAGATAAAATGCAGGTGCTTTCCTGTAAAAAGCATCCTCATTCCCTGAACCCCCACTGGAGAGTTTGGCATTTCTACAGAAAAGGAGGCTGCCTCTTTGCTTTGACTCATCTGACTGCATTGAAAATGGCAACTCCCAGAGATCAATAAATgaaccatcagttcctggtcgcCCAGAGCAAAATTCTGACCCTTTCCCCAAACCCAGTAACCACAATTCCAGGCTTCCTCCTCCCCCTTGAATAAAGTTTTCTACCAATTTCTCTCCTCTACCAGGCGTCTCTCAGGAGTACCTCAAGATTATGAATGGCACCAATGGAACCAATGGAGTTCTCCCAGGTGGCTACACCTGCCTCCCTCACTCTCAGCCCTGGCAGGTGGCCCTACTGGTGAAAGGGCGGCTGCTTTGTGGGGGAGTCCTAGTCCATCCCAAATGGGTCCTCACTGCGGCACATTGTCTGAAGGAGTATGTGGGAGCCAGGGGAACATGGGGTAGGGATAAGAATGGGACTGGTGTGGTTGGTGGGGGTGGAGTTGGATTTCAAGATGGAGTTGGAGTTGGGGTGGAGAACGGCATGGGGTTAGAAAGGTTTGGTGTGGCTATCTGGCAGTAGTATGAGAATGGAGGTGGGATTGGAGTTGGAAGTAAGGAAAGAGatgtgtttgatgtttggggagGAGGGAAGTAGGGTGGGGTGGGGCTATGTTGGAGACAGGGGAGAGGCTGAGGTTAGGACTGGGATGGAGGAGGACTCATCCTCTCGCCTAATCACACCTTCCTTCATCCACAGCGGGTACAAAGTTTACCTGGGCAAGCATGCCCTGGGGCGTGTGGAGGCAGGCGAGCAGGTGAGGGAGGTAGTCCGCTTTATCCCCCATCCTGAATACCAGATCAACCCCACCCACCTGAACCATGACCATGACATCATGCTGCTGGAGCTACAGTCCCTGGTCCAGCTCACAAGCCACATTGGCATCCTGCCACTTTCCCACAATGTCTACCTACCCCCTGGAACCTGCTGTCGAGTGTCTGGCTGGGGCACTACCACTAGCCCTCAGGGTATGTTCCAGTGCATACTAGCTTGAAGGCTCACAGAGTCAGTGGGGGTGGAGGCGGGActggagcagagatgagaggaAAGGTGGAGGAGGATTCCCTTTTATTAACAAGAGCTCTTGGCATGTCTTTAGCATCCTTAAACTCTCTCCTGGTCTCatttccatgtctttctcctcAACATGCCCATCTCTTCCCACCACTCTTTCCAACACTCTCACATCTCTTTCCATCTTTCCTTCTAGTGCTTTCCTCATCTTGATCTTCTATCTCTCACCACCTGTCTTCTTGTTTCTTCCCAACTCCCTCTCCCcaactttctttctctctctttcatctATTTCCCAATTTATATCTCTTCCTTCCCAGTTCCCTCCCCTATCCCTCCCCATTTTTCCTTcctctgttctctttctctccacTTCTCCCACTTTTCTCCACATTTGCCTCTTCTACCACTTTCCACAGCTACATGCTTTATCTCTTCCCCTACCTTTCTCTTTCTACTTTCTGCCAGCACTCTGCTCATGCAAGCCTCCTATTTAACTGCCACCCCATATTCTGTCCAGAACAGGCAGCCTTAGacctttttctctttcctccccaGTGAGTTACCCAAAAACCTTACAATGTGCCAACATCCAACTACACTCAGATGAGGAGTGTCGTCAAGTCTACCCTGGAAGGATCACTTCCAACATGCTGTGTGCTGGCACAAAAGAGGGTGGCAAGGATTCCTGTGAGGTGAGACCACGGGGTTGTTGGATTGCCACAGGCTAGGATGGGAAGCTAGAATGGAGTTGGGGGCAGATgcttgggggagggaggaggaaaaacGATTTGCTTCCAGTCTTGGGAAAACCAGTCTCTGTAAGATGAGATACCTAGCATATGGGGTCAAAACAAACAGGATATTCATGAATGGAAAATATAACTCATCTTAAGCACTAGGTATGACTGACAGAGGCTGCCCAGATCCCTGTGTTGAGATACATAAAGGTTGGGATTCTTCTGGTTGCAAGAGACAGAAACTCAACTCAAATTGgcttaaacaaaaaaacaattcaaattggcttagaaaaaaaaaacaaaactggtttTGTAACTGAAAAGTCCAAGGGTTTCTGGCTTCAGGTTCAGATGTATCCATGTGCTCAAATAATGTTTTCAGAACTCTGTCTCTCTTTAACTCTCAGCAACTCTCTCTTCTGTTTTGGCTTCATTCTCACTTAGGATCTTCCCAGGCAATGGCAAGATGCCCCAAGCAGATTTAGGCTTATGTCCTACTCTCTAAGCAGCTCTATTAGAAAGAGAGAATGCCTCTTTCCCAATAGTTCACACAAAAGTCTTGAGCATGAGTCTGACTTGGATAATGTGTCCATCCCTGAACCATCACTCTGGCCAGAGCTGTGGGATTCTGTGATGGACCAAGTCTGGGTCATATGACTAACTGTGGGACTGAGCCAAACTATATAGATTGAGAGTGTGGGAGCGATAGTTCCCCCAAAGGAAAACTCAGGGAGCTGATACCAAAATAAGGGTAAATGGATGTTACGTGGGCAAAAACAATCAATGTCCTATAGAGGAGGCTTCTAAGATTGAGTTTTGTTTCAGTGGGAAATAGTATAATGATGTGTGCCTTGATATATTAGTGATATCTGCCTTAGGCGCAGAGGAAGAAGTGGAGGTACACGTGTGTTGCATGCCCTACCAAGATGTGGATGGGTTAACTCAGTagttggtattgttgttgttaggtgctgtcaagtagattttcaactcagagcaacaccacgtgacagagtagaactgccccatagggttttctaggctgtaatctttaccggagcagatcacctcgccaggtttttctcctgcagagtcactgggtgggtttgaaccaccaaccttttggttagcagccaagcacttaaccattgtgctatcaGAGCTCCTTAATTCAATAGTAGGATGCCACAAAGGAACAATAAATCAGGAGCAGGATCAGCTGGTAGTAGGGAGCCAAGGTGGGATTTGGTGCCAGGGAACCAAGAACAGGTGTATGAGGTAAGCTCCAAGAACAGGTGCATGTGGTAAGCTGTCACCACGGTCATGAGACAGAGGACCAGAGAGACACATATATGTGGTCTCTgtttctcatttctctctctgtctctatctcttacATGGGGTAGGGATGAGAATGGGACTGGGGTGAGAGTGGGaggggtctctctctctctctgcatcttttCCATCTGTCTCTCATTATCTGTCCCCTCAGTGTTTGTCTTctcatctctgtttctctctgtcaCTGTTGTTCTCTCTCACCCTCTCTCTGTGTTCCTCTGTCTGTGTGCCTCTCTGTGTATCTCTCTCCATCTTTTACTCTTTCCCtatatctgtctgtctctgtctttgtttatccctagcaagGACCCcacatctctgtctctctctcctttcacTTAGGGTGACTCTGGAGGCCCCCTGGTCTGTAATGGAACACTCCATGGCATCATCTCCTGGGGAGACTTCCCCTGTGGGCAGCCCAACCGACCTGGTGTCTACACTCGAGTCTCTCAATACGTTCCATGGATCCAGGAAACAATCCAAAAACGCAAAACCCAGGAGCAGAAATGGACAAAGGGCCCACAATAAAAGTCGTGTTCATTTCTGGCCTCCTTCCTCCCCCATGCCCTCCTTCCTCAGTATACCCAGCCCTCCTCTGCCTCTCCCAAACTGTTCCATTCTAGCTAATGACCCGTGTTCTCAAAATGTTCAATTCCAGCTGGATGTTCTATGTTTCAGAAGCATTTAGTCACTGCCAACATTGTGGTCTCCCAAACCTTGCATCCCTGAAACATACCAGTCTCCTTAATGTCCTCAACCCAAACAACATTCCAGGTCTCCTAAATGTTTCAACATGGCTAACATAGACCCAAAAtttctggtggtacaatgattaagtacttggctgctaaccaaaaagtctatggcttgaacccaccagctgttccatgggagaaaagacccagcatCCTGCTCCAGTAAGactttcagcctaggaaaccctatgggaaagttctactctttcctatagggtcgctatgagtcagaatcgacgccaTCACACAGAACGACAACGTAAACCCAGATGGTGTTCTGAATGTTCTATCCATGGCTACATTCATAAATACCTACATCAAACCATCTCAACAATATTCTATGTCCCACTAACAGAGCTTTGTTGAAAACATGCTATCCCCCCTCAAATATTTTGTCATTGTcaatattctagatatttctttgttttgtacCATAGAAGGTTCTAGACTCCCATAACATTTCATCCTGAAAATAATTTCCTGTGTCCAGAATCTTCTACCCCAGCAACATCCTATGCTTTCTGAATGATTCATCACCACCAACGCTAGATCCTCATGATGGTTCATCCTTACACTGTTCTGGGTCTCCCAAATGTCATGTCCCTATCTGAATCCTATATTCTGCCAACATTCTGCCTCTGCTAACATTCCCTTTCTCAGAACCCTCATTCCCACTAATAAACAATATCACTCTAGATTCTAGAATGATGAGGTTCCATATCCCAAGGGACCTCTATATCTGGACCCTTTTGCCCACTAAATGTTTGGTCCTTGTATGTCCCCCACAAACATCCTTTTTCAATGACTATTGCTGTTACATCCTTTCCCATGACCCCAAAATATAGTGCTCAGTCCCTGGAGTCCTTGCTTGGTGCCTACCAACTCTACAAGCATGAGCAAGTCATAAAACTGACAGctgtctgttttctcatctgtaaaatgtggttcTTAATTTTCCCACATAGCAATTTTTATGAGGATAAAATGTCAGTTGTTTACCACTATTATTATTTGCATGAGTCCCTATAAAATACAACCTTAGAACGTTAATAACAGCCACTCAAATTTGCAGAATGTCCAAAAGTGTTGCATTCATTTACTTTCTCCATCAGACACCTACTAAGTGCTAACAGTTTTACTTAGTTACTTAACAAATATTGGTCCCTTCCATGAGGCAGGCACTGTTGTAGACACTGGTGATAAAAAGTGAATTGAACACCAAATATGGTATGATCAACATTCCTAGGTGGCGCATACGGtttgcactccactactaacccTGAGGTAGGctatttgaacctacccagtggtactATAAAAAAAGGTTGGGCGATCTGTCTCCATGAAAAGAatccaagaaaatcccatgggcCATGTCtactgttacacatggggtcaccatgagtcagaatcaacttgactgcaatgggttttttggcttaTTGTATGTACTTATACGAAATACCTAGATTAGGTAAATCTAaatagagacacacacaaaaaagattagtggttgggaggtgggggaaggagggaatggcaagtaaaaaaaaaaaaagaaatatgtcaTATATCCAAATAAACTGCCAaggacatgtttttttttttaaaaaaaaaaaaaaaaaaaaggtaaattaaaCAGACGAAAATTTCTGCCTTtgtgggaaagattagtccaaaggactaatggaccacaagtaccacagcctccaccaaactgagtccatcACAACTATAGggtcccagctaccaccactgactgctctgacagggatcacagtagagggtcccaggcagcgctggaaaaaaaatgtagaacaaaattctaactcacacacacacacacacacacacacacacacacacaaaaaaagacttacaggtctgacagagactggagaaaccctgcgaGTATGACccacagacaccctttcagctcagtaatgaagtcactcctgaggtctacacttcagccaaagattagacaggcccataaaacaaaatgagactaaatgggcacaccagccccgggacaaggacgagaaggcaggaggagacaggaaagctggtaatggggaacccaaggttgagaaggggagagagttggcatgtcatggggttggcaaccaatgtcacaaaacagtatgtatactaattgtttaacgagaaactagtttgttctgtaaaccttcatctaaagtacaatttaaaaaaaaatgctgcctttGTGGAGCTTAAGTTCTTTGGGAAAAAACACACcattaaaaagatgaataaagaaaGAGACTATCTGATGGGGATAAGAAAAACCaatacattgccattgagttgatttcatctCTTACCGACCTGAtctgatagagtaaaactgccccatagtgtttccaaggctgtaatctttacgggagtagatcaCCCAGTGTTTCTCCTACGGAGTGATTGGTAGGTTCAAATTACTGACCTTTTGagtagaagctgagtgcttaaccactgcaccaccagggctccttggtggtGATAAAGCCATggccaaaaaatgaagaaaggacaaAGAATAGGGGATATTGGGTTGGGGGTTATTGCTATTTAAAGATGATGGCCAGGAAAGAAGACTTAAGTGGGACAGTGACATTTGAGGGAAGacaggatggagggagggagctaGGTACATATCTGGGAGACAGCATCCCAAGTAGAGAATACAGCAAGTGCaacagccctgaggcaggagtcTGCCTGGTGTCAGTGAAGATCCGTAAAGAGGCTGAAGGGGTCAGTGTGGCTGAAACAGAGTGAGTGAGAGGCAGAGGggtaggagatgaggtcagagagggaCTGGGGCAGATCACACAAGGACTTGTGGGCCAGGGTGGGGACTTTTCTTTGATTCTGTGTGAGATAGGAGGGTTCTGTAGAGAGATGTGAGCTGACTTGGGTGTGAACAGGACCCCTCTGTCTGCCATGTGGGGAAGAGGGGTGGGTGAGAGGGGAAGCAGGAAGATCTGTGAGGAGAGGATTTCAATAACCCAGGTGGGAGGTGAAGGTGCCTGGACCAGGGTGATGGCTGTGGAGGGATTGAGGTCAGATTCTGCATCTGTTTGAAGGGATTTCTGGACAAGCATCTGAGCtctggtgttgcaatggttaagcacaactgaaagatcggtggttcaaacccacccaatggcagaagaaagacctggcaatctgctcccgcgaagattatagccaagagaaccctatggggcagttctactgccacatggggttgctatgagttggaaatcaaattgatggcacctaacaacaacaatggaaaccccggttgcgtagtggttaagaactatggctgctagccaaaaggctggcagttcaaatccaccaggtgctccttagaaactctatgaggctgtTCAACCCTTTCTTATAgggtcatatgagttggaatcgacccaacggcagcgagtttggtttggtttgaacaaCAGCATCTGCTGACATTGGATGGAGGAGTaggagaaaaagggaaaagtcaaggatgactccaaTGTTTTGACCTGAGCAACTAGAAGAATGGAGTTACTACCATTTATTAAAACTTTGGGAGGAACTGGTTTGTAGTGAAAGAtcagaagtttttttgtttgtttgtttttaactgctTATTGGACAGGCAAGCGGCAATAAATTCTGCCCTCCAGGAATCTGCAGAAAATAAATAAGCCGAATAATCACAGATTATTATGATTTCTATGTGATCATTTTTGTGATGATTATAAACAGGGTTTTGTGTTAGAGAATGAGGGGAGAACTATTTTGAATAAtgaagtccccgggtggcacaaatggttaagtgctcagccactaactgaaaggttggtggtttgaattcacccagaggtgtcttggaagaaaagcttagCAATCTACTTTTCCAAAAGACCgtaatcattgaaaaccctatggagtgcagttctagtctgaaaAACATGGAATCaccgtgggttggaatcaaccccattgcaactggttttgttttgttttttattttgaatagtGTGGTCAGGAAGGGCTTCTTGGAGGAGATGGCATTTGTCTAAAGACTTAAAGGATGAGAAGGAGCCAGCTTTGCCCTGGATATGAGAGAAATATCCCTGAAAGAGGAGGGCCACCAGTTTCAAGCACCTGAGTTTAGCCTACTCCAGGATCTAATGAAAGGCTAGTACTAGTAACTGGAGAGTAATGATGGGGGAAATGAAATTGGAGGATTTCATTTCAGTTAGGCCCAAACACAGAGGATCTTTAGGCAGTGGTGAGGGGTTTAGTCTTTATTCCAGTGGAACGGGAAGCCCTTAGGAGTAGTGAAGACGGGAAGGATCATATTTGAACTTACTGTGGCCACTGGGTTGGGAGGTGAAGAGAAGGAGGTAGGAGGGTAGATTCAGGGAGACCAGTCAGGAGGCTATTGAGGTGACTGGGTGGACAAGGATGAGGGATGGCTTGGGCCAGAATGGCAGCACAGATGGAGAGACCTGGATGGATTGGGGAGAGAGTTTTACAGGAGCATCAAAGAAACTAGTGATATTTGTGGGGGCGAAGATGAGGGAAGTGTGGAGGATGGTGCCTCCATCATCCTTGGTTCCTACAGGGAGAAACTATAGCTAAGTGGTTAAGCGCACAGATGGTGAAGTCTGAATGTTGCCACTTTTTCTCTTGGaagcctcagtttcatcacctCAGTTTCATGACCAACTGCTCAGAGCTATTAGAAGGATTGAGAGATAGACTGGCAACACAAAGATAcataataataaagataatagcAAAAGATACACAGTAATAAAGATAATAGCAAAAGATATACAATAATAAAGATAATAGCAAAAGATACATACTAATAAAGATAATAGCAAAAGATACACAATAATAAAGATAATAGCAAAAGATACATAATAATAAAGATAGTAGGAAAAGATACAcaataatgaaaacaacagcagaaGATACACAGTGATGCAGACAATAGCAGAAGGGAATGGAgattaaaaggaatgaaataaacAAGAAGGGATTTGTACGAATCACCAATGAGGATGTGCTGTCAAATAATTCAACTCTCTCCGCCTGAGGACCAGGAATTATCGAAGTGTATTATTAACCTTTCTTTGTGTGTGATGAACATATATGTAACAgatcatttgccatttcaacattctttatgtgtacaattcagtgacactagttatgtttatcatgttgttcagccattaCTATCAGCCACTTgcaaattttcccatcacttttaacagaagctcagtgtcccatAAGCACTGAGTccccctttttccctccctcccgtgCACTCCTGGTAGCCACTattaaactttggtctccatacaCTTCctataataaactttgatcttcaTGCACTTGCCTATCTCAGATATTCCATGAAGCGTATTATTTaaacttctaaaaataaatacatcacCTGTGAATAAtgtactcctttaaaaaattatttataggagaccaaatggttaaaaactactctaaagcaaagatgagaaggtaagaggtcagggaaacaaacaaacaaaaaaaagtagcctttgagttgattccaactcataaggaccgtataggacagaatagaattgtaatctttatggaagcagactgccacatctttctcctgcagagtggctggctggtgggttcaaagccctgaccctttggttagtagcggagcacttaaccaggCTGCTGCAGGGAAACTAGGGTACTGGAAATagtacaaccacaatggaatgaatgagaatgatgacacattatgaaaaatataatcaatgttgctgaataatttgtgtaaaaattgttcaatgggaacttaatttgctgggtaaactttcaccttaaacacaatattATTCAAATAATAGTAATgtacaatgaaacctgtgagagccagaacttgatgggactgccttgtttttctgagtttgCCAAGTCTTCTGTCTTTGAAAGCATGTCATCTTAccactcgttttagtggaaaatatttgtgttttccttctctgacaggtttccttcTTATACGGGTTCTggcttttgtaggttttactgtaataaaaTAACTAAATAGTACTTATTTCAGAGGGCTATTAAGGGGATAACCTGACCTAATGCATGAAAAGCACTCAGAGCAACGCCTACCACAGAGTGAGTGCTTAATAAGTAGTAAAACCCACTGTCTTGTagccatcattattattattgttgagaTTATATTAACATAATTGTTGTGATGTTTGTCTCCAAGGACCAAGTGGCAGGACAAGCTGCTATGGGTGACAGCTGGAATCTGTGAGAGTGGGAAGGAGCCACCCAAATCCTTCCTGTGGAACAGAAAATAATGACATGCCTGAGCTGGAGATTCTGACTGCCAAACTCACTGcaatcgaatcaattctgactgaccctgtagaacagagtagggtttccaaagctgtagatctttacagaagcagactgccacatctctctcccaaggaggtggctggtgggttcgagctgctgaacttttggttagtagtcgagtgcttaaacactgcacgaccagggctcctgattgCCAACACTTTAATTCAGAAAGGGCAGCCAGGTGATGAAGTTttgttcctcccttcctcctccctctccaggGATTTCACAGCCACCTGCCTTCTGCTTCCTGTTTGTACACAGGATAATTTTAATAACTATGAAAGCCTATGTAGGAAGGAATTTGGAGAGCAGGCTGAGGAGACAAACTGGAGAAGGCTAGACAGAAaagtgtgcgtgtgcgtgtgtgtgtgtgtgtgtagtagtagtagtagtagtagtagtagtcaTCAAGAGGTGCCTTCTCTAAGGAATAACTGCCCTTCTTTGTATTTCTCTGGCCCAGGTACAGTACTTAAAATCCTTTCATTCTATTCTCAAAGGCCCCAGTTGGAGAAATGTCAGCTTCCACATTTTACTacaccatacccattgccgtggagtcaattccaactcacagcaaccctgtaggacagagtagaactgcctcatagggtttccaaggctataatctttactgacgaagactgccacatcttcatcCTGGATGtaaccaagtactttaaccactgcaccactagggctccttctgtaaacattacaacctctgggacagttctactctgtcctatagggttgctatgagttccaACCATCTCGAAAGCAGtctgcccattttacagaaataTAAACCTAGACTAAGGAAAGTTCACCTGCACCAATGAtcttgaaaaccccaatcaacactccttccctccccctcccgttttctttgtcttgctaaccacaggctttttttgagaaacatttttcaggaagttgcagcaggtagtggctccattCACTGAACTAGCCCaagctacaccttgaagcatgcgcaGATTAAAGCAAGGGGTCCCACTACAGGCACATCGGATGGAAGATGATTTAATATCCGGACCTCCAAGTATGGGCTTGAGAGGGCTAAGAGTGGAGAGTTCCGGGTAGCAAACCCAACCCCCAACGtcactggaaacaaaaagcttCCCAGCCCTCTTAGACGGGAGCATGTGGCCTTATGATCACTAGACACCACGTTGCTTcttgtctgtgcagacaataaatttccattttctgtttcccttacaactggtggtgtggcatcgGTCTTATTTCCATCatctaataagacaggacaagaaccctcctTCAGTTACAATTCGAACCCATCCAGGCTGATGaaaggagtcccagggtggcatAAAAGTTTAGTTTGGCTATTgccccaaaggttggaggttcaagtccacccagaagcacctcagaagaaagacctgggaatctgattc
Protein-coding sequences here:
- the KLK13 gene encoding kallikrein-13 isoform X2, whose product is MWPLATAIASLTLALSGGVSQEYLKIMNGTNGTNGVLPGGYTCLPHSQPWQVALLVKGRLLCGGVLVHPKWVLTAAHCLKDGYKVYLGKHALGRVEAVSYPKTLQCANIQLHSDEECRQVYPGRITSNMLCAGTKEGGKDSCEGDSGGPLVCNGTLHGIISWGDFPCGQPNRPGVYTRVSQYVPWIQETIQKRKTQEQKWTKGPQ
- the KLK13 gene encoding kallikrein-13 isoform X1; translation: MWPLATAIASLTLALSGGVSQEYLKIMNGTNGTNGVLPGGYTCLPHSQPWQVALLVKGRLLCGGVLVHPKWVLTAAHCLKDGYKVYLGKHALGRVEAGEQVREVVRFIPHPEYQINPTHLNHDHDIMLLELQSLVQLTSHIGILPLSHNVYLPPGTCCRVSGWGTTTSPQVSYPKTLQCANIQLHSDEECRQVYPGRITSNMLCAGTKEGGKDSCEGDSGGPLVCNGTLHGIISWGDFPCGQPNRPGVYTRVSQYVPWIQETIQKRKTQEQKWTKGPQ
- the KLK13 gene encoding kallikrein-13 isoform X3 → MWPLATAIASLTLALSGVSYPKTLQCANIQLHSDEECRQVYPGRITSNMLCAGTKEGGKDSCEGDSGGPLVCNGTLHGIISWGDFPCGQPNRPGVYTRVSQYVPWIQETIQKRKTQEQKWTKGPQ